A window of the Desulfobacula toluolica Tol2 genome harbors these coding sequences:
- a CDS encoding PAS domain S-box protein yields MHYPIEQDQIKSFFTYSPIGTYVVQGHKFRFTNTKFQKISCYSENELLKMNPLDLVIEEDRQKVRDNAVAMLKHKRKEPYEFRVVTANGEIRWVIESVDAIEFESQKAVVGHFMDVTETKHIEKKLKISEHKYRSIFELAREGIIITSYYDGNIIDANMEFQRQTGYLLSELKQKKIWELQPPEFQKEAKESFYRFKENPGGITSWNLCQNQEGKILPVEIIAQHMFISGQDMIICMVRDTSEREAMMRALTLASEEWRKSFDALDDAVMLINPDFKIRRANIATSRLLNIDISQLIGMRCYNLFHGMDKPPQYCPHLKAQKKGIYCEAEEYETHLNRTLHFCASPIKDNNGRITHTVEVISDVTTHRQNEKESLRLSKDLANSFKGITEALSELVESRDPYTAGHSKHVAKLAVKIGKILGLNNNELEGLNVCALLHDIGKAIIPAAILNKPGKLSGHEWGFIREHPTTAFETLRRIPFPWPVADVVHQHHERLDGTGYPLGISGDKIHLWARIISVADIFDAMTSHRPYRPGLPLKEAIDELSAGLNIQYDSKVVDAIIHVMRLNDSRVMVVDYDPLIVEGVSAELKLAGLEPIGVTTSGYALKKAMEKSFSMVIIELEMPGMNGVQLTQQIKSLQPDCEVILIAKCDSKEGSLRALRSGASDFLEKPINSMLFRKSISRAVQRYASRKHR; encoded by the coding sequence ATGCATTATCCAATCGAACAGGATCAGATAAAAAGCTTTTTTACATACTCTCCTATTGGCACGTATGTGGTTCAAGGTCATAAATTCCGGTTTACCAACACAAAATTTCAGAAAATTTCCTGCTATTCTGAAAATGAATTATTAAAAATGAATCCATTGGATCTAGTGATAGAAGAAGACCGGCAAAAAGTAAGAGACAATGCAGTCGCCATGTTAAAACATAAAAGAAAGGAGCCATATGAGTTCAGGGTGGTTACAGCCAATGGTGAAATCCGGTGGGTTATTGAGAGTGTGGATGCCATAGAGTTTGAAAGTCAAAAAGCAGTGGTAGGCCATTTTATGGATGTGACTGAAACCAAGCATATTGAAAAAAAACTGAAAATCTCCGAGCATAAATATCGGTCTATTTTCGAATTGGCAAGAGAAGGCATTATCATTACCAGTTATTATGACGGCAACATTATTGATGCCAATATGGAATTTCAGCGCCAGACCGGATACCTGCTTTCCGAACTTAAACAAAAAAAAATATGGGAACTCCAGCCACCTGAATTTCAAAAAGAGGCAAAAGAAAGTTTTTATCGTTTCAAGGAAAACCCTGGCGGCATAACTTCCTGGAATTTATGTCAAAACCAGGAAGGGAAAATCCTACCCGTTGAAATTATTGCCCAACATATGTTCATATCAGGCCAGGACATGATCATCTGTATGGTCAGGGACACCAGTGAACGTGAGGCCATGATGCGGGCATTGACCCTGGCATCGGAAGAGTGGCGCAAATCCTTTGATGCACTGGATGATGCCGTAATGCTCATCAACCCGGATTTTAAGATCAGGAGAGCCAATATAGCCACCTCGCGCCTTTTGAACATTGATATCAGTCAGCTTATCGGCATGCGCTGCTATAATCTTTTCCACGGCATGGACAAGCCTCCCCAATATTGCCCACACTTGAAAGCGCAAAAAAAAGGCATTTATTGTGAAGCTGAGGAATACGAAACCCACCTGAACCGGACCCTTCATTTCTGTGCATCTCCGATAAAGGACAATAACGGGAGGATTACTCACACGGTTGAAGTTATCAGCGATGTCACCACCCACAGGCAAAATGAAAAAGAGTCCTTACGTTTAAGCAAGGACCTTGCAAACAGCTTCAAAGGCATCACCGAAGCGTTAAGCGAACTGGTTGAAAGCCGTGATCCCTACACTGCAGGGCATTCCAAACATGTGGCAAAACTGGCCGTTAAAATCGGAAAAATATTGGGATTAAACAACAACGAGCTTGAGGGCCTCAATGTGTGTGCGCTTTTACATGATATTGGAAAGGCTATTATCCCGGCCGCTATTTTAAACAAACCGGGAAAACTGTCCGGACACGAATGGGGCTTTATCCGAGAACATCCCACGACCGCATTTGAAACCCTGCGCCGTATACCTTTTCCCTGGCCGGTTGCAGATGTGGTTCACCAGCATCACGAACGACTGGACGGCACAGGCTACCCACTGGGAATTTCAGGAGACAAGATACATCTTTGGGCCCGCATTATTTCAGTGGCTGACATTTTTGACGCTATGACCAGCCATAGGCCTTACCGCCCCGGCCTTCCCCTTAAGGAAGCCATAGACGAACTGTCCGCCGGACTGAATATCCAGTATGACTCTAAAGTGGTTGATGCCATCATTCATGTCATGCGCCTGAATGACAGCCGTGTCATGGTAGTGGACTATGATCCTTTAATCGTTGAAGGTGTCAGTGCCGAACTAAAACTTGCCGGTCTGGAACCCATTGGGGTTACAACATCCGGTTATGCTTTAAAAAAAGCCATGGAAAAATCCTTTTCCATGGTCATCATTGAACTTGAAATGCCTGGAATGAACGGGGTTCAACTTACTCAGCAAATCAAAAGCCTGCAGCCTGACTGTGAGGTAATATTGATCGCTAAGTGCGACAGCAAAGAAGGCTCTTTAAGGGCGCTTCGGTCAGGCGCTTCGGATTTTCTTGAAAAACCCATCAACTCCATGTTGTTCAGAAAAAGTATCAGCCGGGCCGTACAGCGGTATGCCAGCAGAAAACACAGGTAG
- a CDS encoding secondary thiamine-phosphate synthase enzyme YjbQ: MKTYRKELWFEIPTRRAFVNITSDIQDCINESGVTEGLVLVNAMHITASVFINDNESGLHHDYDIWLEKLAPHEPVSQYRHNVGEDNADAHMKRQIMGRESVVAITQGKLDFGTWEQIFYGEFDGRRKKRVLVKIIGE, encoded by the coding sequence ATGAAAACATACAGAAAAGAATTATGGTTTGAAATTCCAACCAGACGGGCTTTTGTCAATATCACATCCGACATTCAAGACTGCATCAATGAAAGCGGTGTGACCGAAGGACTTGTACTTGTTAATGCAATGCATATAACAGCATCGGTATTTATCAATGATAATGAATCAGGATTACACCATGATTATGATATCTGGCTTGAAAAATTAGCACCCCATGAGCCGGTATCCCAATACAGGCATAATGTTGGTGAAGACAATGCAGACGCTCATATGAAAAGACAGATCATGGGCAGAGAAAGTGTTGTTGCAATCACTCAAGGAAAACTTGATTTTGGTACATGGGAACAAATTTTTTATGGTGAATTTGACGGCAGAAGAAAAAAACGGGTTTTGGTCAAAATAATTGGAGAATAA